The proteins below come from a single Fusibacter sp. A1 genomic window:
- a CDS encoding FliG C-terminal domain-containing protein: MEKLFSIGNLSKRTGVSTRSIRHYESLGLLSCAAVTDSNYRMYSEKEMKRLQQILLLKNLGFSLNEILEVLSVEESVKVAALFEDKLKALDQEAKRITKRKEMLEAVTKIYKNNGYEYISSFHLIKEMVSMNTRFIRIFNRLKVETQIKVLKELYQTGTLLPQTLKEIGEMDGHLFLEELHLILVKSLLNGVDFQTEKNIMETLRESDPEFAKVTMKAMFTFDDFARLPDSVIRTWASKCEDGQLVIALKDSNNYLTNKILMNMHSDRALKLKKELENDELVSLDKSFEAMENLINLLRELEKNGEVVIDRLDY, from the coding sequence ATGGAAAAACTATTTTCGATAGGCAATCTTTCAAAACGGACAGGGGTGTCCACAAGGAGCATAAGACATTATGAGAGTCTTGGCTTATTGTCCTGTGCGGCTGTAACTGATTCGAACTACAGGATGTACAGCGAGAAAGAGATGAAAAGGTTACAGCAGATCTTGCTGCTAAAAAATCTAGGCTTTTCTTTGAATGAAATACTTGAAGTACTTTCTGTTGAGGAGAGTGTCAAGGTAGCGGCACTGTTTGAAGATAAGCTTAAGGCTCTTGATCAAGAGGCCAAACGAATTACTAAGAGAAAAGAAATGTTGGAGGCCGTAACGAAAATATACAAGAACAATGGCTATGAATACATCAGCAGTTTTCACTTAATCAAGGAGATGGTTTCAATGAATACGAGATTTATAAGGATATTTAACCGATTGAAGGTTGAGACTCAAATAAAAGTGCTCAAGGAACTGTATCAAACAGGAACGTTATTACCGCAGACCCTAAAAGAAATCGGAGAGATGGATGGACATCTCTTTTTAGAAGAGTTGCATTTGATTCTTGTGAAGTCGCTTCTTAACGGCGTTGATTTTCAGACCGAAAAGAATATCATGGAAACCCTACGAGAAAGCGACCCAGAATTCGCGAAAGTCACGATGAAAGCGATGTTCACCTTTGACGATTTTGCCAGGTTGCCGGACTCGGTCATCAGGACATGGGCATCTAAATGTGAGGATGGACAGCTCGTCATCGCACTAAAGGACAGCAACAATTACTTGACCAATAAAATACTGATGAATATGCACTCAGATAGGGCGTTGAAGCTTAAAAAGGAACTGGAAAACGATGAACTGGTCAGCTTGGACAAGTCGTTTGAAGCAATGGAAAACCTGATTAACCTACTGAGAGAACTTGAGAAAAACGGCGAGGTTGTGATTGATCGCTTGGATTACTGA
- a CDS encoding DUF4179 domain-containing protein, whose product MKKKKKLTQVALLLVLMSLAVYASATTVLSWVVDETTAYDQILNAYPLEKMDLKAKDQGITVTVEGLVTDELNTYVYVTVESEDDSYWKVDYSEQGFEVLNHAELFDQPEWDYIGYYRAGSADLVSASSSVKTRRILLKFAPMMLSQGDFNLRIGQLVSDDGEMLKGDWSFTIPFERLNAESYPLDIKKIIELPYENHKANLTFDRLILAPTETRLIYDIAITKDGVDTVSSASTKQFENLALRLGELSINGHELREVFLGSGWQEDGIYLSYFPVAFEKLRELSFDGAVLNIREPKIVVEELEGIPQRIPFLEGELLVEKISDKPVKLKITDLNYKDQPYEHLEYEWHFNSNHVRSKWIDNEVVAIDDKGEYHEVDPSVLWFLDNDWRVKTISYVDEIESYYPPNSNEPSSDFENGTWRLQINAVKYSMKLDRPIHVKGWW is encoded by the coding sequence ATGAAAAAAAAGAAAAAACTTACACAAGTAGCTTTGCTACTTGTTTTAATGTCACTTGCAGTCTATGCTTCGGCAACGACCGTGCTTTCATGGGTTGTGGATGAAACGACCGCTTACGATCAGATATTAAATGCTTACCCTTTGGAAAAGATGGACTTGAAAGCCAAAGACCAGGGAATTACAGTGACAGTTGAAGGCCTTGTGACAGATGAACTAAATACCTATGTCTATGTAACGGTAGAAAGCGAAGACGACAGCTACTGGAAAGTGGACTACTCTGAACAGGGATTTGAAGTTTTGAATCACGCTGAACTTTTTGATCAACCGGAATGGGACTATATTGGCTATTACCGCGCAGGATCTGCCGATCTAGTGTCTGCCAGTAGCAGTGTAAAAACTAGACGAATACTCTTAAAATTCGCCCCTATGATGCTAAGTCAAGGAGACTTCAACTTAAGGATCGGTCAGCTTGTTTCAGATGACGGTGAGATGTTAAAGGGCGACTGGAGTTTTACGATTCCCTTTGAAAGGCTGAATGCCGAAAGCTATCCGCTTGACATTAAAAAAATCATTGAACTTCCGTATGAAAATCATAAAGCGAATCTCACCTTTGATCGTTTGATCCTAGCCCCAACAGAAACAAGGCTGATTTATGATATTGCCATCACAAAAGACGGGGTAGATACTGTTTCGAGCGCGAGTACCAAGCAGTTTGAGAATCTTGCGTTAAGACTTGGAGAGTTAAGCATCAACGGACATGAACTGCGTGAGGTCTTCTTAGGTAGCGGCTGGCAAGAGGACGGCATCTACTTGTCTTACTTTCCTGTAGCTTTTGAAAAACTACGTGAGCTGAGCTTTGACGGTGCCGTATTAAACATCAGAGAGCCCAAAATTGTGGTAGAGGAGTTAGAAGGAATTCCACAAAGAATACCCTTTTTAGAAGGGGAGTTGCTGGTTGAAAAAATAAGCGATAAGCCTGTGAAGCTTAAAATTACCGACCTTAATTATAAGGATCAGCCTTATGAGCATTTGGAGTATGAATGGCATTTTAACAGCAATCATGTGCGTAGCAAGTGGATCGACAATGAGGTGGTTGCGATTGATGATAAAGGTGAGTATCATGAAGTGGATCCTTCGGTCCTATGGTTTCTTGATAATGACTGGAGAGTGAAGACCATCTCGTATGTGGATGAAATAGAAAGCTATTATCCACCTAATTCAAATGAGCCTTCGAGTGATTTTGAGAATGGGACATGGAGACTTCAAATCAACGCAGTCAAGTACTCGATGAAACTAGATAGGCCGATTCATGTGAAGGGGTGGTGGTGA